In Kitasatospora sp. NBC_00240, the following are encoded in one genomic region:
- a CDS encoding amino acid ABC transporter permease — MATPQDVLPPSGPPPLSKRPTAPPTRGTRPAAGHEPLATTPAGAPAAPADPADPLADAPVVARRSPWQWVSAAAALLLLAMALNSVVRNKAFQWDVVAAYFTSTSVLDGLVLTLWLTAATLSLGFVLGTVLATMRLAANPVLRTLGWGYIWLFRSTPPLVQLLFFFNIGALYPTLGLGIPFGPEFITFRTVNLLGPTLTAVIGLTLLEAAYAAEVVRGGILSVDRGQLEAAQALGLGRGRVLRRIVIPQAMRSIVPTAGNMLISALKGTSIVSVLAVSDLLYSVQLVYNQTYQVVPMLVVATIWYLVVTTVLSVGQYYVERHYARGATREGLPPTPLQRARAGLRRLQRRVEATGEAR; from the coding sequence ATGGCCACGCCGCAGGACGTCCTGCCCCCGTCCGGACCGCCACCCCTCAGCAAGCGCCCGACCGCCCCGCCGACCCGGGGCACCCGGCCCGCCGCCGGCCACGAGCCCCTCGCCACCACTCCCGCCGGCGCCCCTGCTGCACCCGCCGACCCCGCCGACCCCCTGGCCGACGCCCCCGTGGTGGCCCGCCGGAGCCCCTGGCAGTGGGTGTCCGCCGCGGCCGCGCTGCTGCTGCTCGCCATGGCGCTGAACTCGGTGGTCCGCAACAAGGCGTTCCAATGGGACGTGGTGGCCGCGTACTTCACCTCCACCTCGGTGCTGGACGGGCTCGTCCTCACGCTCTGGCTGACCGCCGCCACCCTCTCCCTCGGGTTCGTGCTCGGCACCGTGCTGGCCACCATGCGGCTCGCCGCCAACCCGGTGCTCCGCACCCTCGGCTGGGGCTACATCTGGCTCTTCCGCTCCACCCCGCCCCTGGTCCAGCTGCTGTTCTTCTTCAACATCGGCGCGCTCTACCCGACCCTGGGGCTGGGCATCCCGTTCGGCCCGGAGTTCATCACCTTCCGGACCGTCAACCTGCTCGGCCCGACCCTCACCGCCGTGATCGGGCTGACCCTGCTGGAGGCCGCCTACGCCGCCGAGGTGGTGCGCGGGGGCATCCTGTCCGTCGACCGTGGCCAGCTGGAGGCCGCGCAGGCGCTCGGTCTCGGCCGCGGCCGGGTGCTGCGCCGGATCGTCATCCCGCAGGCCATGCGCTCGATCGTGCCGACCGCCGGGAACATGCTGATCAGCGCCCTGAAGGGCACCAGCATCGTCAGCGTGCTGGCCGTCTCCGACCTGCTCTACTCGGTGCAGCTGGTCTACAACCAGACGTACCAGGTGGTCCCGATGCTGGTGGTCGCCACCATCTGGTACCTGGTGGTCACCACCGTGCTGTCCGTCGGGCAGTACTACGTCGAGCGCCACTACGCCCGCGGCGCCACCCGCGAGGGCCTGCCGCCGACCCCGCTCCAGCGGGCCCGGGCCGGCCTGCGTCGGCTGCAGCGGCGGGTCGAGGCCACCGGGGAGGCCCGGTGA
- a CDS encoding FAD/NAD(P)-binding protein, translated as MSTLVIVGAGPRGTGLLERIAANAAELLPPDRPLHIHLVDPYPPGAGRIWRHEQSPLLRMNSMAEDVTMFTDERSTIEGPVRPGPSLAEWAARSSEFAPHREIDDPDVRAELRTLAPTDFPTRRAQSAYLDWVLRRAVADLPPHVTVTLHRDTARELTGPADGPQLVRLTDRTLSADHVALTIGHLDSAPDPRHAPMARFAARHRRFHLAPAFSADADLSPIAPGEHLVLRGFGLAFVDLTAMLTEGRGGRFEESDHGLVYRPSGREPVIHVGSRRGVPYHSKTDYRLQGPPAPLPRFFDRAAVDGVLARPGRLELRRDFWPLMAKEIGFGHYHELFHAHPERTTVRWADFLAAYERLDWYSPTLARLIAAAVPDPADRLDFERLDHPLAGLELDSSEELQQHLRGYVGADADRRADPAHSADLGAFLALLSLFGQLPRVMASGRLTARSVGEELDEWWFGFFSYLASGPPGFRLRQLLALSEAGVVRFLGAGIRVEADEATGTFRASSPTVPGHTVTATALIEGYLPKHDLARTRDPVLRQLHRDGRIAEEVVGDEEHTHRSGLLTVSPADSRVLDPALGGAPHPRRTALGPHTSLRAAAAFARPRTDSPGFRQNDAAARAILRDLAGPAPDPPPGPAARQGAGDLAVAAAP; from the coding sequence GTGAGCACCCTGGTGATCGTCGGCGCCGGCCCGCGGGGCACCGGACTGCTGGAGCGCATCGCCGCCAACGCCGCCGAACTCCTGCCGCCCGACCGGCCCTTGCACATCCACCTGGTCGACCCGTACCCGCCGGGCGCCGGCCGGATCTGGCGGCACGAGCAGTCGCCGCTGCTGCGGATGAACTCCATGGCCGAGGACGTCACGATGTTCACCGACGAGCGGTCGACCATCGAGGGGCCGGTCCGGCCGGGGCCGTCACTGGCCGAATGGGCCGCCCGCAGCTCCGAGTTCGCACCCCACCGGGAGATCGACGACCCGGACGTCCGGGCGGAGCTGCGCACCCTGGCGCCGACCGACTTCCCCACCCGCCGGGCCCAGAGCGCCTATCTGGACTGGGTGCTGCGCCGCGCGGTGGCCGACCTGCCGCCGCACGTCACGGTGACCCTGCACCGCGACACCGCCCGGGAGCTGACCGGCCCGGCCGACGGACCGCAGCTGGTCCGGCTCACCGACCGCACCCTGAGCGCCGACCATGTCGCCCTCACCATCGGCCACCTGGACTCCGCCCCCGACCCGCGCCATGCGCCGATGGCCCGGTTCGCCGCCCGGCACCGCCGGTTCCACCTCGCGCCGGCCTTCTCCGCCGACGCCGACCTGTCGCCGATAGCCCCCGGCGAGCACCTGGTGCTGCGCGGCTTCGGCCTCGCCTTCGTCGACCTGACGGCGATGCTCACCGAGGGCCGGGGCGGGCGCTTCGAGGAGAGCGACCACGGCCTGGTCTACCGCCCGTCCGGGCGGGAGCCGGTGATCCACGTCGGCTCGCGGCGTGGCGTCCCGTACCACTCGAAGACCGACTACCGGCTGCAGGGCCCGCCCGCACCGCTCCCCCGCTTCTTCGACCGGGCCGCCGTGGACGGCGTGCTGGCCCGCCCCGGCCGCCTCGAACTGCGCAGGGACTTCTGGCCGTTGATGGCCAAGGAGATCGGCTTCGGGCACTACCACGAGCTGTTCCACGCCCACCCCGAGCGCACCACCGTCCGCTGGGCGGACTTCCTCGCCGCCTACGAGCGGCTCGACTGGTACTCGCCCACACTGGCCCGACTGATCGCCGCCGCCGTCCCCGACCCCGCCGACCGGCTGGACTTCGAACGCCTGGACCACCCGCTGGCGGGCCTCGAACTCGACTCCTCCGAGGAGCTCCAGCAGCACCTGCGCGGGTACGTCGGGGCCGACGCCGACCGCCGGGCCGACCCCGCGCACAGCGCCGACCTCGGCGCCTTCCTCGCCCTGCTTTCGCTCTTCGGCCAGCTGCCCCGGGTGATGGCCTCGGGGCGGCTCACCGCCCGCTCGGTGGGCGAGGAGCTGGACGAGTGGTGGTTCGGCTTCTTCAGCTACCTCGCCTCCGGCCCGCCGGGATTCCGGCTGCGCCAGTTGCTCGCGCTCTCCGAGGCCGGGGTGGTGCGCTTCCTGGGCGCCGGCATCAGGGTCGAGGCGGACGAGGCCACCGGCACCTTCCGGGCGAGCAGCCCGACCGTGCCCGGGCACACCGTCACCGCCACCGCCCTGATCGAGGGCTACCTCCCCAAGCACGACCTGGCCCGCACCCGGGACCCGGTACTGCGGCAACTGCACCGGGACGGGCGGATCGCCGAGGAGGTGGTCGGCGACGAGGAGCACACCCACCGCTCGGGCCTGCTCACCGTCTCACCGGCCGACAGCCGCGTCCTGGACCCGGCGCTCGGCGGCGCCCCGCACCCGCGGCGCACCGCGCTCGGCCCGCACACCAGCCTGCGGGCGGCCGCCGCCTTCGCCCGGCCGCGCACCGACTCCCCCGGCTTCCGCCAGAACGACGCGGCCGCCCGCGCCATCCTGCGGGATCTGGCCGGGCCGGCGCCCGACCCGCCGCCGGGCCCCGCCGCCCGGCAGGGGGCCGGCGACCTGGCGGTCGCGGCGGCGCCTTAG
- a CDS encoding amino acid ABC transporter permease: MTATTGTEPGTGTVADRDTSAEPAGPVPVLVRKEPPAAAGPPATGSPDDPDNLRIVPARHPWRWAAGVAALVVLAQFAHGLATNPGWDWPTFRAFFSTTTILRSVWITLQLTFYGTVLGFLLGAGVAALRLSRSPILQTIGWAYIWAFRSIPLIVQLVFWFNLSYLYKRLGVGIPFGPTVWSFDTVGVLGAMGAAVLGLALHQAAYAAEIIRGGIIAVDGGQTEAASALGIPRFRQAWRIVLPQAMRGILPAAANEVVSLFKGTSIVYVMAIGELFYQVQVVYGRTGRVVPLLMVATVWYILLSTLLSVGQYYVERHFARGARRTPPPTPLQRARDFVRTVQATRRTPPAGRTAPFTGGRS; encoded by the coding sequence ATGACCGCCACCACCGGCACCGAGCCCGGCACCGGGACTGTCGCGGACCGCGATACGTCCGCGGAGCCCGCCGGCCCCGTGCCCGTCCTCGTCCGCAAGGAGCCGCCCGCCGCGGCCGGCCCGCCCGCCACCGGGTCACCGGACGATCCAGACAACCTGCGGATCGTCCCCGCCCGCCACCCCTGGCGCTGGGCGGCCGGCGTCGCCGCCCTCGTCGTCCTGGCCCAGTTCGCCCACGGCCTGGCCACCAACCCCGGCTGGGACTGGCCCACCTTCCGGGCCTTCTTCAGCACCACGACGATCCTGCGCTCCGTCTGGATCACCCTCCAACTGACCTTCTACGGAACGGTCCTGGGCTTCCTGCTGGGTGCCGGGGTGGCTGCCCTGCGGCTCTCCCGCAGCCCGATCCTGCAGACCATCGGCTGGGCGTACATCTGGGCCTTCCGGTCCATCCCGCTGATCGTCCAGCTGGTCTTCTGGTTCAACCTCTCCTACCTCTACAAGCGCCTCGGGGTGGGCATCCCGTTCGGGCCGACCGTGTGGTCCTTCGACACCGTCGGCGTCCTCGGCGCGATGGGCGCCGCCGTGCTCGGCCTCGCCCTGCACCAGGCCGCCTACGCCGCAGAGATCATCCGCGGCGGCATCATCGCCGTCGACGGCGGCCAGACGGAGGCGGCGTCCGCACTGGGCATCCCCCGGTTCCGGCAGGCCTGGCGGATCGTCCTGCCGCAGGCCATGCGGGGGATCCTGCCGGCCGCCGCCAACGAGGTCGTCTCGCTGTTCAAGGGCACCTCGATCGTCTACGTGATGGCGATCGGCGAACTCTTCTACCAGGTCCAGGTGGTCTACGGCCGCACCGGCCGGGTGGTGCCGCTGCTGATGGTCGCCACCGTCTGGTACATCCTGCTCAGCACCCTGCTCTCGGTCGGCCAGTACTACGTGGAGCGCCACTTCGCCCGGGGCGCGCGGCGCACCCCGCCGCCCACCCCGCTGCAGCGGGCCCGGGACTTCGTCCGCACCGTCCAGGCCACCCGGCGCACCCCGCCGGCCGGCCGCACCGCACCGTTCACCGGAGGCCGCTCATGA
- a CDS encoding LLM class flavin-dependent oxidoreductase: protein MPVEFLGIAATGDGSETTARTTAAFDRDYTLRLARAHEDNGWDRVLFAYAAGAPDPAPAAAYIAARLDRLQILLAHRPNVSYPTFAAKTFATLDRISDGRLTVHFITGGNDHEQQREGDFLTKDQRYDRTREYIRIVKRAWTSREPFDHEGEYYRFNDFVSDVLPVQQPRPGVSFGGSSPAAYAAGGAEADVYCLWGEPLAQTAEQIETVRAAARAAGRTDLPRIQVAFRPIIAPTEELAWEKAYRTVDAIQERRRSGALGRRQPAGATGTAPAPENTGSQRLLAIAEAGERYDRALWTPTAAATGGAGNSNALVGTPETVAQALLDYYDLGVDILSARGYALLDDAVDFGRYVIPIVREEVARRDAEQAARLARAERDRHQLIAVQA, encoded by the coding sequence ATGCCCGTCGAATTCCTCGGTATCGCAGCCACCGGAGACGGTTCGGAGACCACCGCCCGGACCACCGCCGCCTTCGACCGCGACTACACCCTGCGACTGGCCCGGGCCCACGAGGACAACGGCTGGGACCGCGTCCTGTTCGCCTACGCCGCCGGCGCCCCGGACCCGGCGCCCGCCGCCGCATACATCGCCGCCAGGCTCGACCGGCTGCAGATCCTGCTCGCCCACCGGCCGAACGTCTCCTACCCGACCTTCGCCGCCAAGACCTTCGCCACCCTCGACCGGATCAGCGACGGCCGGCTCACCGTGCACTTCATCACCGGCGGCAACGACCACGAGCAGCAGCGCGAGGGCGACTTCCTGACCAAGGACCAGCGCTACGACCGGACCCGCGAGTACATCCGGATCGTCAAGCGGGCCTGGACCAGCCGGGAGCCCTTCGACCACGAGGGCGAGTACTACCGCTTCAACGACTTCGTCTCCGACGTCCTCCCCGTCCAGCAGCCGCGCCCGGGCGTCTCCTTCGGCGGCAGCTCGCCCGCCGCCTACGCGGCCGGCGGGGCCGAGGCGGACGTCTACTGCCTCTGGGGCGAGCCGCTGGCGCAGACCGCCGAGCAGATCGAGACGGTGCGGGCCGCCGCCCGCGCCGCCGGGCGCACCGACCTGCCTCGGATCCAGGTCGCGTTCCGGCCCATCATCGCGCCGACCGAGGAACTCGCCTGGGAGAAGGCCTACCGGACGGTCGACGCGATCCAGGAGCGCCGGCGCTCCGGCGCGCTCGGCCGCCGGCAGCCGGCCGGCGCCACCGGCACCGCCCCGGCGCCGGAGAACACCGGCTCCCAGCGGCTGCTCGCCATCGCCGAGGCCGGCGAGCGCTACGACCGCGCGCTGTGGACGCCCACCGCCGCCGCCACCGGCGGGGCGGGCAACTCCAACGCGCTGGTCGGCACCCCGGAGACGGTCGCGCAAGCCCTGCTCGACTACTACGACCTGGGCGTCGACATCCTCTCCGCGCGCGGCTACGCCCTGCTCGACGACGCCGTCGACTTCGGCCGGTACGTCATCCCGATCGTCCGCGAGGAGGTGGCCAGGCGCGATGCCGAGCAGGCCGCCCGGCTGGCCCGGGCCGAGCGGGACCGGCACCAGCTGATCGCCGTGCAGGCGTGA
- a CDS encoding ABC transporter substrate-binding protein: MRATNRRRGLLAATALLPVLALSACGSDPAAPAKPAAAAGVAPGQDVVSAVAKVDSIAALLPEEVRKAGTLKVGSSTGAPPSAYYPDQANRKPAGIDIDFTDAVGKVLGVAVEREDAKFETILPALDSGKYDFGTGNFGVTTARLKTIDFVTYIDDGQGFAVKKDNTTVPAVTELGQLCGLTVGVGAGTTFETTLNSRKNVCSDAGRKPFEVKAFSDNGAVLTGLQQGRIDIVMSTINGLRYQAAQESAGTKFLGEFHRLDVGFAFKKGSALTPAFQGAVNQLIKDGTYDRILKKWGVTDSAIKESLISPPEHP, translated from the coding sequence GTGAGAGCCACCAACCGCCGACGCGGCCTGCTCGCCGCCACCGCCCTGCTCCCGGTGCTGGCCCTGAGCGCCTGCGGCTCCGACCCGGCCGCCCCGGCGAAGCCGGCCGCCGCCGCCGGGGTCGCGCCCGGCCAGGACGTCGTCTCCGCGGTGGCCAAGGTCGACAGCATCGCCGCGCTGCTGCCGGAGGAGGTCCGCAAGGCGGGCACCCTCAAGGTCGGCAGCTCGACCGGCGCGCCGCCGAGCGCCTACTACCCGGACCAGGCGAACAGGAAGCCGGCCGGCATCGACATCGACTTCACCGACGCCGTCGGCAAGGTGCTCGGGGTCGCGGTCGAGCGCGAGGACGCGAAGTTCGAGACCATCCTGCCGGCGCTGGACAGCGGCAAGTACGACTTCGGCACCGGCAACTTCGGCGTCACCACGGCCCGTCTGAAGACCATCGACTTCGTCACCTACATCGACGACGGCCAGGGCTTCGCGGTCAAGAAGGACAACACCACCGTCCCGGCGGTGACCGAACTCGGCCAGCTCTGCGGCCTGACCGTCGGGGTCGGCGCCGGCACCACCTTCGAGACCACGCTGAACAGCAGGAAGAACGTCTGCTCCGACGCCGGCAGGAAGCCGTTCGAGGTGAAGGCCTTCTCCGACAACGGCGCCGTCCTCACCGGCCTGCAGCAGGGCCGGATCGACATCGTGATGTCGACCATCAACGGCCTGCGGTACCAGGCCGCCCAGGAGAGCGCCGGGACGAAGTTCCTCGGCGAGTTCCACCGGCTGGACGTCGGGTTCGCCTTCAAGAAGGGCTCGGCGCTGACACCCGCCTTCCAGGGCGCCGTCAACCAGCTGATCAAGGACGGCACGTACGACCGGATCCTGAAGAAGTGGGGCGTCACCGACTCCGCGATCAAGGAATCCCTGATCAGCCCGCCCGAGCACCCGTGA